From a single Glycine soja cultivar W05 chromosome 19, ASM419377v2, whole genome shotgun sequence genomic region:
- the LOC114398555 gene encoding F-box/kelch-repeat protein At3g23880-like, with translation MIVTTFAGMIVAIFTTSTAMIIVIINDGGSDDNNDHGSNALLVASLEEKKEGMGFEITTLGDPTKMAMAQLPQDLIEEILSWLPVKSFMRFRCVSRTWNSLIFQAHFVKLNLQRSSRNTHILLRCQINTVFEDMRDLPGIAPCSICILLENPSSTVDNGCHQLDNRYLFIGSCNGLVCLINMVARGEFSEYRVWFCNLATRIMSEDSPHLCLRSCNYKLWWYQVKCGFGYDDRSATYKVVLVLSNIKSQNWEVRVHRLGDTHWRKVLTCPAFPILGEKCGQPVSGTVNWFAIRKLGFDYEWETVTVDQLVIFSYDLNKETFKYLLMPNGLSEVPRGPELGVLKGCLCLSHVHRRTHFVVWLMREFGVENSWTQLLNVTLELLQAPLLCVILKPLCISENGDVLLLANYISSKFILYNKKDNRIVYTQHFNNQVPMSSHDYIQSLV, from the exons ATGATTGTCACAACCTTTGCTGGGATGATCGTTGCTATATTCACCACCTCCACCGCCATGATCATCGTCATCATCAACGACGGCGGTAGTGACGACAACAATGATCATGGCAGCAATG CTCTTCTTGTTGCTTCTTTAgaggagaaaaaagaaggaatg GGTTTTGAAATAACAACATTGGGTGACCCAACTAAGATGGCAATGGCCCAGCTCCCTCAGGACCTCATAGAAGAAATTTTGTCATGGCTTCCCGTCAAATCTTTTATGCGTTTCAGGTGCGTTTCGAGGACTTGGAATTCCCTCATCTTCCAAGCACACTTTGTCAAATTGAACCTTCAAAGATCATCTAGAAACACCCACATCCTATTAAGGTGTCAAATTAATACTGTGTTTGAAGATATGAGGGATCTCCCAGGCATCGCCCCATGCTCTATATGTATTTTACTTGAGAACCCATCATCAACTGTTGACAATGGTTGCCACCAGCTAGACAACAGATACTTATTTATAGGTTCCTGCAATGGGTTGGTTTGCTTGATTAATATGGTTGCTAGAGGTGAATTCAGTGAATACCGGGTCTGGTTTTGTAACCTGGCCACAAGGATCATGTCTGAAGATTCACCACACTTATGTCTTCGCTCATGCAATTATAAACTTTGGTGGTATCAAGTGAAGTGTGGGTTTGGTTATGATGATCGGAGTGCCACTTACAAGGTGGTGTTAGTCCTTTCGAATATTAAGTCACAAAATTGGGAGGTGAGAGTTCACCGCTTAGGTGACACTCATTGGAGAAAGGTTTTAACTTGTCCGGCATTCCCCATTTTGGGAGAAAAATGTGGACAACCTGTGAGTGGCACTGTTAACTGGTTCGCAATTCGCAAGTTGGGTTTTGATTATGAATGGGAAACTGTCACCGTCGAtcaattagtaattttttcatATGATCTAAACAAGGAGACATTCAAATATTTGCTGATGCCGAATGGTCTTTCTGAAGTTCCCCGTGGCCCTGAACTTGGGGTATTGAAAGGCTGCTTGTGTCTTTCTCATGTTCACCGGAGAACCCATTTTGTTGTTTGGCTAATGAGGGAATTTGGAGTTGAAAATTCTTGGACTCAATTGTTGAATGTAACTCTTGAGCTTCTTCAAGCCCCTCTGCTCTGTGTAATACTGAAGCCTCTGTGCATCTCTGAAAATGGTGATGTCCTGTTGCTGGCAAATtatatttcttcaaaatttattctcTATAATAAGAAAGATAATAGAATAGTCTATACTCAACATTTCAACAACCAAGTGCCAATGTCCTCCCATGATTATATTCAAAGCTTGGTGTAG